The window CACCGATGCGTGGGCCGATGAGGCGGGCACGCTGACGCCGGCCACCATGAAGACATTGCTGAAGATGGCGCGCGACATCTATCCGCACGATTTCCTCGGCGACAGCTACTACATCACGGCGGTCAAGCCGTGGGATGACAAGGCGGCGAAGGATCCGGCCATCAAATCGCTGATCAATGAGGGCGTAACCCGGCTCGACCAGGCGGCCAACGACCGCCACAAGAGCCCCTATGCCCAGGTCGCCTGGGAAAACGATCGCGTCGCGCTGCTGCAGCAGATCGAGGCAAGCGCGTTCTTCCAGAAGATCCGCGGCGACCTCATCGCATCGCTCTACAACAACAAGGAGGTTTGGCCGAGGTTCGGCTACGAGGGCTCCTCCGCCGAGCATGGCGGCTACATCAAGCGCGGCTTCGCCGATATCGACTGGCTGCCGAAGGCGTGAAGCGGACAACGTCGGGAGGACACAATGGCAAAATTCGATCTGAA of the Bradyrhizobium quebecense genome contains:
- a CDS encoding gluconate 2-dehydrogenase subunit 3 family protein — protein: MREIDRRSKYDRRVFLKGAAATAPAVAIATSTGLGITDAWADEAGTLTPATMKTLLKMARDIYPHDFLGDSYYITAVKPWDDKAAKDPAIKSLINEGVTRLDQAANDRHKSPYAQVAWENDRVALLQQIEASAFFQKIRGDLIASLYNNKEVWPRFGYEGSSAEHGGYIKRGFADIDWLPKA